One genomic window of Paenibacillus xylanilyticus includes the following:
- a CDS encoding peptidase U32 family protein, giving the protein METVAVQRKFSGKRNRLDKPELLAPAGNLEKLKFAIHYGADAVYIGGQAYGLRSNADNFSFEEMREGVEFANKYGAKVFVATNIYAHNEDIEGIEAYLQNLYNAGIAAVIVADPAIIEVAQRAVPGLEVHLSTQQSTLNWQAVKFWKDEGLPRVVLGRETSFEEIEEIKANVDIEIEAFIHGAMCSSYSGRCVLSNHFTDRDSNRGGCCQSCRWKYDLFEDAREDAVWVSEEEMQMQAPAPFKLGENQLPLFQEQDNSFSMGSKDLCMIGHIPELIDVGVDSFKIEGRMKSIHYVATVVNVYRQAIDAYMADPENYVLKPEWVEEMNKAANRPLNTGFFYDTPDHQDHIYEPEEKAVPYDFAGLVMDYDAATGMATIQQRNHFKPGQEIEFFGPNGTFFKQVVGEIQDEEGNVLDAARHPLQLIKMKVDQPVSYFDMMRKKK; this is encoded by the coding sequence ATGGAAACAGTGGCGGTACAGCGGAAGTTCTCGGGTAAACGTAACCGTCTGGACAAACCGGAGCTTCTTGCTCCGGCGGGGAATCTGGAAAAACTTAAATTTGCGATTCATTATGGCGCAGACGCTGTGTATATTGGCGGACAGGCCTATGGACTTCGTTCCAATGCAGACAACTTCAGCTTTGAAGAAATGCGTGAAGGTGTGGAATTTGCCAACAAATACGGCGCCAAAGTATTTGTGGCGACCAATATCTATGCACATAATGAAGACATTGAGGGCATTGAGGCATATTTGCAAAACTTGTACAATGCGGGTATCGCAGCCGTGATCGTGGCGGACCCGGCGATTATTGAAGTCGCTCAGCGTGCCGTACCCGGCCTTGAGGTGCACCTAAGTACACAGCAGTCTACATTGAACTGGCAAGCCGTGAAGTTCTGGAAAGACGAGGGACTCCCGCGTGTGGTTCTGGGGCGTGAAACCAGCTTCGAGGAGATCGAAGAGATCAAGGCGAATGTCGATATCGAGATTGAAGCCTTCATTCATGGGGCTATGTGTTCCTCCTATTCCGGACGCTGTGTGCTCTCCAATCACTTTACAGATCGGGATTCCAACCGGGGGGGCTGCTGCCAATCCTGCCGCTGGAAGTATGATTTGTTTGAGGATGCCAGAGAAGACGCGGTGTGGGTAAGCGAGGAAGAAATGCAGATGCAGGCACCGGCACCTTTCAAGCTGGGTGAGAACCAGCTGCCCCTGTTCCAGGAACAGGATAATTCATTCTCCATGGGATCGAAAGATCTGTGCATGATCGGCCATATTCCCGAGTTGATTGATGTAGGCGTGGATAGCTTCAAAATTGAAGGTCGCATGAAGTCGATCCACTATGTGGCTACTGTCGTGAACGTATATCGTCAAGCGATCGATGCTTACATGGCTGATCCGGAAAACTATGTGTTGAAGCCGGAATGGGTCGAAGAGATGAATAAGGCTGCCAACCGTCCGTTAAACACCGGATTCTTCTATGATACACCGGACCATCAGGATCACATCTACGAGCCGGAAGAAAAAGCGGTACCTTATGATTTTGCCGGATTGGTTATGGACTACGATGCCGCTACAGGGATGGCCACCATTCAGCAGCGGAATCATTTCAAGCCTGGACAAGAGATCGAATTTTTCGGTCCAAACGGCACCTTTTTCAAACAGGTTGTAGGTGAAATTCAGGATGAAGAAGGCAATGTACTGGACGCAGCAAGGCACCCACTGCAGTTGATCAAAATGAAGGTAGACCAGCCTGTATCCTATTTTGATATGATGAGAAAAAAGAA